Proteins encoded by one window of Cloeon dipterum chromosome 2, ieCloDipt1.1, whole genome shotgun sequence:
- the LOC135936315 gene encoding protein yellow-like — translation MAPFFVAIFLLGFSSLAMATASIFNQVFEWNELDFEWPSEESRTQAVKDGTFRLGTIEPRFMAVYGSRIFLSLEKFPGIPVSLVSLPTSSASSAPPKLTPFPSWDMHLNGSGNCNKFHMAQGLQVDSIGRLWVLDECSINCTAKLWIFDLSNNKTELLHRLPFRANRMHDFVLDETPNETLAYITFWGDDYILVFSLERKDSRIVDTPGIDVFSVALSPKDQEPRQQLYLGKDNSNKLYAIYVSALRNGTRTAEPKLIGTWDAVQSYRMLIDNHGIMYAAFLDNNSIYSWNTSQPFRDHRFHQVTGLEHALPFTFALDQNGTLWMTVFDNKREPRCRLLKAAVGTKSIEDSPGSSCSCNKRQTA, via the exons ATGGCTCCGTTTTTCGTCGCCATTTTCCTGCTCGGCTTTTCATCGCTGGCCATGGCCACCGCCTCAATCTTCAATCAAGTCTTTGAGTGGAATGAATTGGACTTCGAGTGGCCGTCGGAGGAAAGCAGGACGCAGGCCGTGAAAGACGGAACTTTCAGACTAGGGACTATTGAACCTCGTTTCATGGCTGTCTACGGATCaaggatcttcctcagccttgAGAAATTTCCAGGCATTCCGGTGAGtctggtgtctttgccgacgagcagcgcgtcctCTGCACCCCCAAAGCTCACTCCATTCCCTTCGTGGGACATGCATCTTAAT GGATCAGGAAACTGCAACAAGTTCCACATGGCACAAGGCCTTCAAGTGGACTCCATCGGCAGGCTGTGGGTTCTCGACGAGTGCAGTATCAATTGCACTGCCAAACTGTGGATTTTCGACTTGAGCAACAACAAAACCGAACTGCTTCATCGCTTACCTTTTCGAGCCAACAGGATGCACGATTTTGTGCTCGACGAAACGCCCAATGAAACCTTGGCCTACATCACGTTTTGGGGTGACGATTACATTCTCGTGTTTAGTTTAGAAAGAAAAGACTCTCGGATAGTGGACACGCCAGGAATCGACGTTTTCTCCGTCGCCCTTTCCCCTAAGGATCAGGAACCGAGGCAGCAGCTCTACCTTGGCAAAGACAACTCCAATAAACTGTATGCAATTTACGTTTCCGCTCTCAGGAACGGAACTCGAACTGCAGAACCAAAGCTAATCGGAACCTGGGATGCAGTTCAATCGTACAGAATGCTGATTGACAACCACGGGATTATGTACGCCGCATTTTTGGACAATAATTCTATATACTCTTGGAACACTTCTCAGCCATTTCGGGATCATCGTTTTCATCAg GTCACTGGTTTGGAACATGCTTTGCCGTTTACTTTTGCCCTGGACCAAAACGGAACCCTCTGGATGACGGTGTTTGATAACAAAAGAGAACCCAGATGCAGACTTTTGAAAGCTGCAGTCGGCACAAAATCAATCGAGGACTCGCCAG GATCCTCCTGTTCGTGCAACAAGCGTCAGACTGCCTAA
- the LOC135935100 gene encoding uncharacterized protein LOC135935100 has translation MDNKEKLKFAENKLQALNIKPVAVKSLQQLAAETVRHNAPLYLYNKERTLLLTSLSNDVKNLVLDRLIRTEYGGPNGIPNTEFVDYFQAFSDLLNWKTTEMDLDALMTFCRKKLRAKFYKKALYLLAEKSTHLQTLEITKNWNAIIGEQHVLRSVCRLRNLQTLTAPDLYLDLSDVMHTCKELEYLTHIELKGINVCGANYQHVDEFKKCLSRLEVFLFMPVADLSEGKDKFRRHCIKHLPNVQIFECRVEKQELPLGFLEKDDLPFEASALQHLYTVPTMMPLDQFFPEVKSLKVLYWVVPEEKIDSLLNFGHVECLELNCSYDVENVVDKFVASYGRGLLELNISGGPNSLYLNEIGESCPLLRKLSIADVIIENEYGSRPAVFPTITEFSWTISSNQSRYLLSGLLRSLPNLERLALKKTRVGSFELEDLQKVAELVAEGQLGKRLESFTLNFGVYSVELHGLATDTLSAFAELIKNSSVFLPNFSTVELSINLGREFLPMLPRRGTVLHYTPLVPFSKEIMLLGGEQNFLQFLFAFRSTE, from the exons ATGGACAACAAGGAGAAATTGAAGTTCGCCGAAAACAAGTTGCAGGCTTTGAACATCAAGCCCGTTGCTGTCAAGAGTTTGCAGCAGTTGGCCGCCGAGACAGTTCGACACAATGCTCCGCTTTACCTGTACAACAAGGAACGCACCTTGCTTCTAACAAGCTTAT caaacGACGTGAAAAATCTAGTGTTGGATAGACTTATTAGAACTGAGTACGGCGGACCAAACGGCATTCCAAATACCGAATTCGTCGATTATTTTCAAGCGTTTTCCGATTTGCTTAATTGGAAAACGACGGAAATGGACCTCGACGCACTGATGACATTTTGCCGCAAGAAGTTGCGCgcaaaattctataaaaag GCTCTGTATCTCCTGGCAGAAAAATCAACCCATCTGCAAACTCTGGAGATTACGAAAAACTGGAACGCGATCATCGGCGAGCAACACGTGCTTAGGTCGGTTTGCAGGCTGCGCAACCTCCAGACCCTGACCGCGCCTGACCTCTACCTGGACCTGAGCGACGTGATGCACACGTGCAAGGAGCTCGAGTACCTTACGCACATTGAGCTCAAAGGAATAAACGTGTGCGGGGCGAACTACCAACACgttgatgaatttaaaaagtgctTGTCGCGTCTGGAGGTTTTCCTGTTCATGCCAGTAGCAGATTTGAGCGAGGGAAAAGACAAATTCAGGAGGCACTGCATCAAACACCTGCCAAACGTGCAGATATTTGAATGCCGCGTGGAGAAGCAAGAACTTCCTCTCGGCTTCCTGGAAAAGGACGATCTGCCCTTTGAAGCGTCTGCCCTGCAGCACTTGTACACAGTTCCCACTATGATGCCGTTGGACCAATTTTTCCCCGAGGTCAAGTCCCTCAAGGTCCTCTACTGGGTGGTGCCCGAGGAGAAAATCGACTCGCTGCTGAACTTTGGACACGTTGAGTGCCTCGAGTTGAACTGCAGCTACGACGTCGAAAACGTGGTGGACAAGTTTGTGGCGTCCTATGGGCGTGGGCTTCTTGAGTTGAACATTAGTGGCGGACCCAACAGCCTTTACCTCAATGAGATTGGTGAATCGTGTCCACTGCTGAGGAAGCTGTCAATTGCCGATGTCAtcattgaaaatgaatatggCAGCAGGCCAGCAGTATTCCCGACAATCACGGAATTCAGCTGGACAATTTCCAG cAACCAATCGAGATATTTGCTGTCTGGTCTTCTGCGTTCGTTGCCGAATTTGGAGCGGCTGGCACTCAAGAAGACGCGAGTTGGGAGCTTCGAGTTGGAAGACCTGCAAAAAGTGGCAGAACTCGTGGCTGAAGGGCAATTGGGGAAGCGCCTCGAGTCTTTCACGCTGAATTTCGGCGTTTATTCAGTTGAACTGCACGGACTGGCTACTGACACTTTGAGTGCGTTTGCAGAACTGATCAAGAACTCGAGTGTTTTCCTGCCGAATTTCAGCACGGTTGAATTGAGCATCAATTTAGGAAGGGAATTCCTGCCGATGCTGCCTCGACGCGGCACTGTCCTCCACTACACTCCGCTTGTTCCTTTCTCCAAGGAAATTATGCTGCTTGGTGGCGAGCAgaactttttgcaatttcttttTGCTTTCAGAAGCACAGAATGA
- the LOC135935108 gene encoding ganglioside GM2 activator-like, with protein MRLLPLAAALAALLAASHASLLEAAALAAPRHPRAAVRAARSGTAALEWRSCGSKKDPMRLQKLELLPNPVKVPGIMRAEMALLVKEAIQPPIKMSVQVEKEVALPLGLGSTWVQLPCPGDSCSVPDVCSPELLPRDGSVCPAPSLDGRPADYNTTSAWRACACPIPKGLYAMPPLEFNLSSPAVLLPDYLLNGGFYVKMKLTRHKRRLACIETQLDLDF; from the exons ATGAGGTTGCTGCCGTTGGCCGCCGCCCTGGCCGCCCTGCTGGCCGCCTCGCACGCCTCGCTGCTCGAGGCCGCCGCCCTCGCCGCCCCCAGACACCCAAGG GCTGCGGTGCGTGCGGCGCGTTCAGGTACCGCGGCGCTCGAGTGGCGCTCGTGCGGCAGCAAAAAGGACCCGATGCGCCTGCAGAAGCTGGAACTGCTGCCCAACCCTGTCAAGGTGCCGGGAATCATGCGAGCCGAAATGGCCCTGCTCGTCAAGGAAGCCATCCAGCCGCCCATCAAG ATGTCGGTGCAGGTGGAGAAGGAAGTGGCGCTTCCGCTGGGCCTGGGCAGCACGTGGGTGCAGCTGCCGTGTCCGGGCGACTCGTGCTCGGTGCCGGACGTGTGTTCGCCGGAGCTGCTGCCGCGGGACGGCTCCGTGTGTCCGGCGCCGTCGCTGGACGGCCGCCCGGCCGACTACAACACGACAAGCGCGTGGCGGGCCTGCGCCTGCCCCATCCCCAAGGGTTTGTACGCGATGCCGCCGCTCGAGTTCAACTTGTCGAGTCCGGCGGTGCTGCTGCCCGACTACCTGCTCAACGGCGGCTTCTACGTCAAGATGAAGCTGACGAGGCACAAGCGCCGCCTCGCCTGCATCGAAACCCAACTCGATCTCGACTTCTGA
- the LOC135935106 gene encoding farnesol dehydrogenase-like, whose product MQRLQGKVGVVVGASEGIGAAIARQLADEGAVVVPVARNVAKIQEWAAEWLREKGVEGRVHPLQCDNTREEDIDRVIAFVEKTFGKLHFLVNNAATCPHATLYDGKTEDLRRTLEVNVLGLSLFTREAVRLMRRTGVDGHIVHINSTSGQSIVQEPEGNYMYAASKHAVRVLTEGLRRELRDIGTKIRVSSVSPGLVRTNIFANSGVPQETNDAIFSENVCLEPKDIADAVIYVLTAPPHVQVHELTVQPNGEKW is encoded by the exons ATGCAGCGGCTGCAGGGCAAGGTGGGCGTCGTGGTCGGCGCCAGCGAGGGCATCGGCGCCGCAATCGCGCGCCAACTGGCCGACGAAGGCGCCGTCGTCGTTCCGGTGGCCAGGAACGTCGCCAAAATCCAG gAATGGGCGGCCGAGTGGCTGCGTGAAAAGGGCGTCGAGGGCCGCGTCCACCCGCTGCAGTGCGACAACACCCGCGAGGAGGACATCGACAGGGTCATCGCCTTTGTCGAGAAAACCTTCGGAAAACTGCATTTCCTCGTCAACAACGCTGCCACCTGCCCTCACGCCACCCTCTACG acGGGAAGACCGAGGACTTGCGTCGGACGCTGGAGGTGAACGTGCTGGGCCTGAGTTTGTTCACGCGCGAGGCGGTGCGTTTGATGCGTCGGACGGGCGTGGACGGCCACATCGTGCACATCAACAGCACGTCCGGCCAGTCGATCGTGCAGGAGCCCGAGGGCAACTACATGTACGCCGCCAGCAAACACGCCGTCAGGGTGCTCACCGAGGGCCTCCGCAGGGAGCTCAGGGACATCGGCACCAAGATCCGCGTCTCC AGCGTGAGCCCCGGGCTGGTGCGGACCAACATTTTCGCCAACAGCGGCGTTCCTCAAGAGACCAACGACGCCATTTTCAGCGAAAACGTGTGCCTCGAGCCCAAGGACATCGCCGACGCCGTCATCTACGTCCTCACGGCGCCGCCCCATGTCCAG GTTCACGAGCTGACCGTGCAGCCGAACGGGGAAAAGTGGTGA
- the LOC135935098 gene encoding serine protease nudel-like isoform X1 → MWSSSAASDHAYPSLRAYHSYPGGSETTWSQHSAGGKGRGHLWTALLVFMVCIVTLAVLSVVALALVLSGYSAGKATSSSDTRPSASWGEDAADEAPIKYSDLPQRQIILQTSKPPVPPPPPPPPSSSMAPTPSTAAPRTTSPRPSSPRTAAPAPKRPPQVTPPPYEVRGGVDFEWTPLARPSGGVVGAAVGVAEPAVGVAEVSGLPEAAELPSRSYSGLRLRPMPTLFPAASQGTDPAPPTSSTTPSTPEEPAEVDSPFFQASLTTPRPRISATYKQEQQQAVLTNTHVRVQETDRHLSQDDSIKMAGVHYNPVTRVEAQEEDEQVETTSDEEVPSSTIPVFVVESNDGDEAVTEPIFTIDTAETTTADTEATTPAALAAVAKVSMPRPVAAGQRTAEVDPVKASLLLFPSREPKSGPPSKQSVLPAFPKSEFNSVPAFLRRNNTLKATSTTTTAAPVTVITMSESSSNCSCANRLEAQGLSRKLCDGIVDCWDFSDETSCEWCEEGQYVCARSRACVPREKLCDGHKDCPFGDDERTCVAIVPHADSANAVHYYDEGILMVQQKGEWGPLCMEMLEESSLRLGNVARAVCKSLTYHDFDLAEQVVDPAISGPFFQFNFERNGSRGATPRLAVTSSKCMSKTAIRLGCNELQCGERPLAVNQWSRSRASRVVGGSNAGPGAWPWQAAMYKEGQFQCGASLVGASWLLSAGHCFAHSLDAHWVARLGALRRGTDLPSPFEQTRRVARVVLHPGYLDKGFLNDLALLRMERPVEFSDYVRPICLPQASPEPDPEPAQDAEHCLVVGWGQLSEVGRIFPDTLQEVSLPVISAEECRRRTVFLPLYKVTDDMLCAGLERGGRDACLGDSGGPLMCRDRRSHAWRLTGITSNGYGCGRANRPGVYTKVANYLDWINAVLDAPMDSKQERKETACPSGQRRCALGQCMAVAAADQCDRDFCLPP, encoded by the exons ATGTGGTCCTCCTCGGCCGCCAGCGACCATGCCTACCCTTCCCTCAGGGCCTACCACTCCTACCCT GGAGGCAGCGAGACGACGTGGTCGCAGCACTCGGCCGGCGGCAAAGGTCGCGGCCACCTGTGGACGGCGCTGCTCGTCTTCATGGTGTGCATCGTGACCCTGGCCGTGCTCAGCGTCGTCGCACTCGCGCTCGTTCTCTCAG GCTACAGTGCGGGAAAAGCGACCAGTTCCTCGGACACGCGGCCCTCGGCCTCCTGGGGCGAGGATGCAGCAGACGAAGCGCCGATCAAGTACTCTGACTTGCCGCAAAGACAAATCATTTTGCAG ACTTCCAAGCCACCGGTGCCTCCACCACCCCCTCCGCCCCCATCGAGCAGCATGGCGCCGACCCCGAGCACAGCGGCCCCCAGGACGACCAGCCCTCGCCCGAGCAGCCCGCGGACGGCCGCCCCCGCCCCAAAACGGCCGCCGCAGGTGACGCCACCCCCTTACGAGGTGCGCGGCGGCGTCGACTTCGAGTGGACGCCGCTGGCCAGGCCGTCAGGTGGCGTTGTCGGCGCTGCAGTGGGCGTGGCCGAGCCCGCGGTGGGCGTGGCCGAGGTTAGCGGCCTCCCGGAGGCGGCAGAGCTGCCGTCGCGGTCGTACAGCGGCCTCCGGCTGCGTCCGATGCCCACGCTGTTCCCTGCGGCGTCTCAGGGCACCGACCCTGCGCCGCCGACCTCCTCGACCACGCCCTCCACCCCCGAGGAGCCCGCCGAGGTGGACTCGCCCTTCTTCCAGGCGTCGCTGACCACCCCGCGGCCCCGCATCAGCGCCACCTACaagcaggagcagcagcaggccgTCCTCACCAACACGCACGTCAGGGTGCAAGAGACCGACCGCCACCTGAGCCAGGACGACTCGATCAAGATGGCCGGCGTCCACTACAACCCTGTCACCAGGGTGGAAGCCCAAGAAGAAGATGAACAAGTCGAAACT ACGAGCGATGAGGAGGTGCCGAGCAGCACGATCCCAGTGTTCGTGGTGGAGTCTAACGACGGTGACGAGGCGGTGACCGAGCCTATTTTCACCATCGACACGGCCGAAACGACGACCGCCGACACCGAGGCGACCACTCCCGCGGCCCTGGCGGCCGTGGCCAAGGTGAGCATGCCGCGGCCGGTGGCCGCCGGGCAGCGCACGGCCGAGGTGGACCCCGTGAAAGCGAGTCTGCTGCTCTTCCCGAGCAGGGAGCCCAAGTCGGGGCCGCCGTCCAAGCAGTCCGTCCTGCCCGCCTTCCCCAAGAGCGAGTTCAACAGCGTGCCCGCCTTCCTCCGCAGGAACAACACCCTGAAGGCCACCTCGACCACCACCACTGCG GCACCGGTAACGGTGATCACGATGTCCGAGTCGTCGTCCAACTGCAGCTGCGCAAACCGTCTGGAGGCGCAGGGCCTTTCGCGCAAGCTCTGTGACGGCATTGTTGACTGCTGGGACTTTTCGGACGAAACCTCATGCG AGTGGTGCGAGGAGGGGCAGTACGTGTGCGCGCGCAGCAGGGCCTGCGTGCCGCGCGAAAAGCTGTGCGACGGCCACAAGGACTGTCCCTTCGGCGACGACGAGCGCACCTGCGTCGCCATCGTGCCCCACGCCGACTCCGCCAACGCTGTCCACTACTACGACGAAG GCATTTTAATGGTGCAGCAGAAGGGTGAGTGGGGTCCATTGTGCATGGAGATGCTGGAGGAGTCGTCGTTGCGGCTCGGCAACGTGGCTAGGGCCGTCTGCAAGTCGCTCACCTACCA CGACTTTGACTTGGCCGAGCAGGTCGTCGACCCTGCCATCAGCGGACCTTTCTTCCAGTTTAACTTCGAGAGGAACGGCAGCAGGGGTGCCACTCCCAG gTTAGCAGTGACGTCATCCAAGTGCATGAGCAAGACGGCAATCCGGCTTGGCTGCAACGAGCTGCAGTGCGGCGAACGTCCTTTAGCTGTCAATCAATGGTCCAG GTCTCGTGCTTCCAGGGTGGTGGGCGGGAGCAACGCGGGCCCTGGCGCGTGGCCGTGGCAGGCGGCCATGTACAAGGAGGGCCAGTTCCAGTGCGGCGCGAGTCTGGTGGGCGCGTCCTGGCTGCTGTCGGCCGGCCACTGCTTCGCGCACAGCCTCGACGCGCACTGGGTGGCGCGGCTGGGCGCCCTGCGCAGGGGCACCGACCTGCCGTCCCCCTTCGAGCAAACGCGTCGCGTCGCCAGGGTCGTCCTGCACCCTGGCTACCTCGACAAGGGCTTCCTCAACGACCTGGCCCTTCTGCGCATGGAGCGGCCCGTCGAATTCAGCGACTACGTCCGCCCCATCTGCCTGCCGCAGGCCAGCCCTGAGCCGGACCCTGAGCCCGCCCAGGACGCCGAGCACTGCCTCGTCGTCGGCTGGGGCCAGCTCTCCGAAGTCGGACGCATTTTCC CGGACACCCTTCAGGAGGTTTCGCTGCCGGTGATCTCTGCGGAGGAGTGTCGCCGGCGGACCGTATTCCTGCCGCTGTACAAGGTCACGGACGACATGCTGTGCGCGGGGCTGGAGCGCGGAGGCCGCGACGCGTGTCTCGGCGACTCGGGAGGGCCGCTCATGTGCCGCGACCGCCGCTCGCACGCCTGGCGCCTCACCGGCATCACCAGCAACGGCTATGGCTGCGGCAGGGCCAACCGGCCCGGCGTCTACACCAAGGTGGCCAACTACCTCGACTGGATCAACGCTGTCCTCGATGCCCC GATGGACTCGAAGCAGGAGAGGAAGGAGACGGCGTGTCCGAGCGGACAGCGGCGTTGCGCCCTTGGACAGTGcatggcggtggcggcggcggaccAGTGCGACCGCGACTTCTGCCTGCCGCCCTGA
- the LOC135935098 gene encoding serine protease nudel-like isoform X2 translates to MWSSSAASDHAYPSLRAYHSYPGGSETTWSQHSAGGKGRGHLWTALLVFMVCIVTLAVLSVVALALVLSGYSAGKATSSSDTRPSASWGEDAADEAPIKYSDLPQRQIILQTSKPPVPPPPPPPPSSSMAPTPSTAAPRTTSPRPSSPRTAAPAPKRPPQVTPPPYEVRGGVDFEWTPLARPSGGVVGAAVGVAEPAVGVAEVSGLPEAAELPSRSYSGLRLRPMPTLFPAASQGTDPAPPTSSTTPSTPEEPAEVDSPFFQASLTTPRPRISATYKQEQQQAVLTNTHVRVQETDRHLSQDDSIKMAGVHYNPVTRVEAQEEDEQVETTSDEEVPSSTIPVFVVESNDGDEAVTEPIFTIDTAETTTADTEATTPAALAAVAKVSMPRPVAAGQRTAEVDPVKASLLLFPSREPKSGPPSKQSVLPAFPKSEFNSVPAFLRRNNTLKATSTTTTAAPVTVITMSESSSNCSCANRLEAQGLSRKLCDGIVDCWDFSDETSCEWCEEGQYVCARSRACVPREKLCDGHKDCPFGDDERTCVAIVPHADSANAVHYYDEGILMVQQKGEWGPLCMEMLEESSLRLGNVARAVCKSLTYHDFDLAEQVVDPAISGPFFQFNFERNGSRGATPRLAVTSSKCMSKTAIRLGCNELQCGERPLAVNQWSRVVGGSNAGPGAWPWQAAMYKEGQFQCGASLVGASWLLSAGHCFAHSLDAHWVARLGALRRGTDLPSPFEQTRRVARVVLHPGYLDKGFLNDLALLRMERPVEFSDYVRPICLPQASPEPDPEPAQDAEHCLVVGWGQLSEVGRIFPDTLQEVSLPVISAEECRRRTVFLPLYKVTDDMLCAGLERGGRDACLGDSGGPLMCRDRRSHAWRLTGITSNGYGCGRANRPGVYTKVANYLDWINAVLDAPMDSKQERKETACPSGQRRCALGQCMAVAAADQCDRDFCLPP, encoded by the exons ATGTGGTCCTCCTCGGCCGCCAGCGACCATGCCTACCCTTCCCTCAGGGCCTACCACTCCTACCCT GGAGGCAGCGAGACGACGTGGTCGCAGCACTCGGCCGGCGGCAAAGGTCGCGGCCACCTGTGGACGGCGCTGCTCGTCTTCATGGTGTGCATCGTGACCCTGGCCGTGCTCAGCGTCGTCGCACTCGCGCTCGTTCTCTCAG GCTACAGTGCGGGAAAAGCGACCAGTTCCTCGGACACGCGGCCCTCGGCCTCCTGGGGCGAGGATGCAGCAGACGAAGCGCCGATCAAGTACTCTGACTTGCCGCAAAGACAAATCATTTTGCAG ACTTCCAAGCCACCGGTGCCTCCACCACCCCCTCCGCCCCCATCGAGCAGCATGGCGCCGACCCCGAGCACAGCGGCCCCCAGGACGACCAGCCCTCGCCCGAGCAGCCCGCGGACGGCCGCCCCCGCCCCAAAACGGCCGCCGCAGGTGACGCCACCCCCTTACGAGGTGCGCGGCGGCGTCGACTTCGAGTGGACGCCGCTGGCCAGGCCGTCAGGTGGCGTTGTCGGCGCTGCAGTGGGCGTGGCCGAGCCCGCGGTGGGCGTGGCCGAGGTTAGCGGCCTCCCGGAGGCGGCAGAGCTGCCGTCGCGGTCGTACAGCGGCCTCCGGCTGCGTCCGATGCCCACGCTGTTCCCTGCGGCGTCTCAGGGCACCGACCCTGCGCCGCCGACCTCCTCGACCACGCCCTCCACCCCCGAGGAGCCCGCCGAGGTGGACTCGCCCTTCTTCCAGGCGTCGCTGACCACCCCGCGGCCCCGCATCAGCGCCACCTACaagcaggagcagcagcaggccgTCCTCACCAACACGCACGTCAGGGTGCAAGAGACCGACCGCCACCTGAGCCAGGACGACTCGATCAAGATGGCCGGCGTCCACTACAACCCTGTCACCAGGGTGGAAGCCCAAGAAGAAGATGAACAAGTCGAAACT ACGAGCGATGAGGAGGTGCCGAGCAGCACGATCCCAGTGTTCGTGGTGGAGTCTAACGACGGTGACGAGGCGGTGACCGAGCCTATTTTCACCATCGACACGGCCGAAACGACGACCGCCGACACCGAGGCGACCACTCCCGCGGCCCTGGCGGCCGTGGCCAAGGTGAGCATGCCGCGGCCGGTGGCCGCCGGGCAGCGCACGGCCGAGGTGGACCCCGTGAAAGCGAGTCTGCTGCTCTTCCCGAGCAGGGAGCCCAAGTCGGGGCCGCCGTCCAAGCAGTCCGTCCTGCCCGCCTTCCCCAAGAGCGAGTTCAACAGCGTGCCCGCCTTCCTCCGCAGGAACAACACCCTGAAGGCCACCTCGACCACCACCACTGCG GCACCGGTAACGGTGATCACGATGTCCGAGTCGTCGTCCAACTGCAGCTGCGCAAACCGTCTGGAGGCGCAGGGCCTTTCGCGCAAGCTCTGTGACGGCATTGTTGACTGCTGGGACTTTTCGGACGAAACCTCATGCG AGTGGTGCGAGGAGGGGCAGTACGTGTGCGCGCGCAGCAGGGCCTGCGTGCCGCGCGAAAAGCTGTGCGACGGCCACAAGGACTGTCCCTTCGGCGACGACGAGCGCACCTGCGTCGCCATCGTGCCCCACGCCGACTCCGCCAACGCTGTCCACTACTACGACGAAG GCATTTTAATGGTGCAGCAGAAGGGTGAGTGGGGTCCATTGTGCATGGAGATGCTGGAGGAGTCGTCGTTGCGGCTCGGCAACGTGGCTAGGGCCGTCTGCAAGTCGCTCACCTACCA CGACTTTGACTTGGCCGAGCAGGTCGTCGACCCTGCCATCAGCGGACCTTTCTTCCAGTTTAACTTCGAGAGGAACGGCAGCAGGGGTGCCACTCCCAG gTTAGCAGTGACGTCATCCAAGTGCATGAGCAAGACGGCAATCCGGCTTGGCTGCAACGAGCTGCAGTGCGGCGAACGTCCTTTAGCTGTCAATCAATGGTCCAG GGTGGTGGGCGGGAGCAACGCGGGCCCTGGCGCGTGGCCGTGGCAGGCGGCCATGTACAAGGAGGGCCAGTTCCAGTGCGGCGCGAGTCTGGTGGGCGCGTCCTGGCTGCTGTCGGCCGGCCACTGCTTCGCGCACAGCCTCGACGCGCACTGGGTGGCGCGGCTGGGCGCCCTGCGCAGGGGCACCGACCTGCCGTCCCCCTTCGAGCAAACGCGTCGCGTCGCCAGGGTCGTCCTGCACCCTGGCTACCTCGACAAGGGCTTCCTCAACGACCTGGCCCTTCTGCGCATGGAGCGGCCCGTCGAATTCAGCGACTACGTCCGCCCCATCTGCCTGCCGCAGGCCAGCCCTGAGCCGGACCCTGAGCCCGCCCAGGACGCCGAGCACTGCCTCGTCGTCGGCTGGGGCCAGCTCTCCGAAGTCGGACGCATTTTCC CGGACACCCTTCAGGAGGTTTCGCTGCCGGTGATCTCTGCGGAGGAGTGTCGCCGGCGGACCGTATTCCTGCCGCTGTACAAGGTCACGGACGACATGCTGTGCGCGGGGCTGGAGCGCGGAGGCCGCGACGCGTGTCTCGGCGACTCGGGAGGGCCGCTCATGTGCCGCGACCGCCGCTCGCACGCCTGGCGCCTCACCGGCATCACCAGCAACGGCTATGGCTGCGGCAGGGCCAACCGGCCCGGCGTCTACACCAAGGTGGCCAACTACCTCGACTGGATCAACGCTGTCCTCGATGCCCC GATGGACTCGAAGCAGGAGAGGAAGGAGACGGCGTGTCCGAGCGGACAGCGGCGTTGCGCCCTTGGACAGTGcatggcggtggcggcggcggaccAGTGCGACCGCGACTTCTGCCTGCCGCCCTGA
- the LOC135935101 gene encoding protein yellow-like: MAPFLVAIFLLGLSSLTTGANFNQVFQWDELDYEWPSEAKRTQALENGSFKPENMLPLYIALHGTRLFISLHKENGVPATLVSLPTGSASSAPPKLTPFPSWDMHLNGTGNCSKIRFVEGLQVDSVGRLWALNLESPDCNTTLMIFNLNTDEIELIHRFPSSEPINDFVIDETASGTFAYISRSGGQRIVVFSLERNESWTVDTPGIEESSAALSLKEEQLYLGNMDSKELFSIPVAALRNGTRTSNPKLIGKWTGKPYKMLIDNHGTMYATFDRENYISSWITAQPFQEQRFHEVTGLNFSWPYTLALDQNGTLWVTVFDQNRKPKYRLLKAAVGGKSFKAAA; encoded by the exons ATGGCTCCGTTCTTGGTGGCTATTTTCTTGCTCGGCCTTTCATCCCTGACCACCGGCGCCAACTTCAATCAAGTCTTCCAGTGGGATGAAttggactacgagtggcccTCCGAGGCCAAAAGGACACAGGCCTTGGAAAATGGAAGCTTCAAACCAGAAAATATGCTTCCTCTCTACATAGCTCTGCACGGAACAAGACTCTTCATTAGCCTGCACAAAGAAAATGGCGTCCCGGCCACtctggtgtctttgccgacgGGCAGCGCGTCCTCCGCACCACCGAAGCTCACTCCGTTCCCTTCCTGGGACATGCATCTCAAT GGAACAGGAAACTGCAGCAAGATCCGGTTCGTAGAAGGGCTTCAAGTGGACTCCGTTGGAAGGTTGTGGGCGCTCAACCTAGAAAGCCCCGACTGCAATACCACACTAATGATTTTCAACTTAAACACCGACGAAATCGAACTCATTCATCGGTTTCCGTCAAGCGAACCGATAAACGACTTTGTGATCGACGAAACGGCCAGCGGAACCTTCGCCTACATCTCGCGGTCGGGTGGACAACGCATTGTCGTctttagtttggaaagaaatgaatCTTGGACAGTGGACACACCAGGAATCGAGGAATCGTCCGCTGCCCTGTCCCTTAAGGAGGAACAGCTCTACCTTGGCAACATGGACTCCAaagaattgttttcaattccTGTCGCCGCTCTCCGCAACGGAACTCGAACTTCGAATCCTAAACTAATCGGAAAGTGGACTGGAAAACCATACAAAATGCTGATTGACAACCACGGGACCATGTACGCCACCTTTGATCGGGAAAACTACATTTCCTCTTGGATCACTGCCCAGCCATTTCAGGAGCAGCGTTTTCACGAG gtCACTGGACTGAATTTTTCTTGGCCGTATACTTTGGCCTTGGACCAAAATGGAACTCTTTGGGTGACagtgtttgatcaaaataggAAGCCAAAATACAGGCTTTTGAAAGCTGCAGTTGGAGGAAAATCCTTCAAAGCCGCGGCAT ga